CTATTTTTTGAAGCTTCTATCAATGCTTCTTTAAAATTATTTGCATTTGATGCATCTATTCTTTTCGTATTTAATTCCAAAATTTTTATTTTATTTTTATCTATGATTTTAAAATCCATATTTTTATTATTAAATATTGATTTTTATTATTAAATATATATCTATAATTTAGTATATTTGAATAAAAATGAAAGAAATTTTAGTAGTAGGTCATAAAAATCCGGATACTGATTCCTTATGTGCTGTATATGCCTATTCTAACTTCAAAAATTTGATTGATAGAGATAATAAATATACCCCTATTAGGTGTGGCAGTGTGAATGAACAATCTAGATATGTTTTTGAAAAGTTAAAAGTCCCTTTACCTATATTGTATAAAGATATATTTCCGAAGATTAATGATGTCATGACAAAAGAAGTTATTTCTGTAAAGACAGATGATCCATTATATGATGCCTTATCTTTACTTAGAAACAAAAGAGTTAGGATTATTCCTATTGTAGATAATGAAAATTCATTTAAAGGATTTATAAGTATTTTTGAGATATCTTCATATATAATACCCGAGGATTTACTGAAAACACCGGAATATATAATAAGATTTGATTGCTTTGAAAAAATACTAAAGGGAAAATTTTTAAAACGTGGCAACTTAGAAGAGCTAAAATGTATTATAAGTGCAGGAGCAATGCCTTTTGAAGATTTTGTCAAATTTATGAATTCTAAAAAGGAAAAATCAATTTTACTTGTTGTTGGTAATAGGAAAGATATTATTAGATATGCAATAGACAACAATTTTGATTGTATTATAGTAAGTGGTGTTCCGCAGGGAAATGAACTTAGTTTTGATCTAAAAAATTTTAAAGGAATATTCTTTATAACACCCCTTGAAACATATGATGTTTTGAGATTGTTAATATATTTGGCTCCATGCAAATATATAGCAAACAGAAATATAAAAACAGTTATGCAAGATACTTATTTAAAAGAGGCTAGAAATTCAATTTTAGCTTCAGAAAACAGGGCTTTACCCATTGTAGATAATGAAGGTAAGCTAAAGGGAATAGTAACAAGATCTGACATCTTAAGGTATAATCCTAAAAAAGTAATACTCGTTGATCATAATGAGTTTACCCAGGCAATAGATGGGATTGAAACAGCTGAAATAGTTGAAATTATTGATCATCATAGGATTGGTAATATTAAAACAAAAAATCCGATACACATATTAGCAAAACCTGTGGGAAGTTCTTGCACTATTGTTTATGAAATGTATAAATCCTATAATATTCCTTTAGATAGAGATACTTCACTAATTTTGTTATCGGGCATTTTATCAGACACCATAATGTTGAAATCACCAACTACAACTAGTGAAGATATTAGTGCAGTTGAAGAGATTTCTATTATGACTAAAGTTGATTATAAGAAGTGGGGTGAGGAGATGTTTTCGAAGACTGCTGTTTTAAATAAGAGAAATATAAAGGAGTTGATTCTCTCTGACTTTAAAATATATGATGAAGATAGAATAAAGATAGGAATAGGGCAAATAGAGGTTGTTAATTTTTCAGAGGCTAATGCAATAAAGGATACGATATTGGAGAATTTATGTGTTATTAGGGATGAAAAATCATTGAACTGGGCTATGCTTATGGTGACAAACATTGTTACAGGTAGCAGCATATTATATACAACAGATTTTCCTGAAGGTGAGCAGTTTATGGTATATAAAAAAGTTAGCAATAATGAGTATTATTTAGAGAATACAATTTCACGTAAAAAACAATTACTTCCTGAGATATTAAATATATTAGAACAATTATATATGGTTTAATTTATGAGTTATCAAGTATTAGCAAGAAAATATAGGCCACAAAATTTTAATGATTTGGTGGGGCAGGATTTTGTCAGGGATACTTTGAAAAATGCAGTTAAACTTAATAGGATTTCCCATGCTTATCTATTTTGTGGACCACGGGGAACAGGCAAAACAAGCACAGCAAGAATTTTTGCAAAGGCAATTAATTGTGATCATTTAAAAGATGCAAATCCTTGTAATAGTTGTGATGTTTGTGAAGAAATAACTAATGGTAATTCGATTGATATTATAGAGATTGACGGGGCTTCAAATAGAGGTATTGACGAGATTAGGCAGATTAGAGAATCTGCTAAATTTTTACCCACTAAATGCAGGTATAAAGTATATATTATAGATGAAGTGCATATGCTGACAGAGCCTGCATTTAACGCGCTACTTAAGATATTAGAGGAGCCGCCTAGACACATCCTTTTTATTTTAGCAACCACTAATCAATATAGAATTCCTGAGACGATCATATCTCGGTGCCAGGTTTATTCTTTTAAAAAGGTAGCAACAGAGAATATGAAGGAATTAATTGCGAAAATATTAAATAAAGAAGGTCTTAGTTATGATATTGATGCTCTCTCACTTATTGCTAGAAATGCTGATGGTTGTATTAGAGATGCCCTTTCTATTGTTGACCAAGTTGTAGCGTATACAAATGGAATTTTAGAGTATAGTGTTGTATATAAATTATTGGGTTTAACAGATAGGGAATTAGTATACAAACTTTTAAGTTCTATTATTAAAGGTGAAAGCGAGAAGATAGCTAAAATATGTAAAGAAATTGACGAGAAAGGCTTAGAATATTCATATATTATTGAACAATTAATTATTTATGTTAGATATCTTATCAATTATGCTTATACTAAAGAACTGATAGAAAGAGAATTAGTAACCGAAGAATTGGAATTAATTAAAAGGTTGGTACCTTATAGTTATTCGCAGAGGTTATTCTTAATCTTTCAAATTCTATTGAAGGTTAGTAATGATATTAAATTATATGCCTTTGATAAATATGTATTTGAGATTGGCTTATATAAAGCTACAATTTCTGAAGAGCTAATACCTTCAGACCTGAGAAACGGAAAATTTGATGGTAGAGATGAAAACCCTTTAACTGCATATGCAGCTAAGTCATCGGGTCTAATTGGAAATTTTAATGGTAGAGGTGAAAACTATAGAAATATAAAGAGGAATGATTATACTAAAAGTGAGAATAAAGATGTTAAATCTCTTAGTAATAATGTAAAAGTTTCTAATGAGACGTGGAGGGAATTTCTTAATAGATTAGGTAAAAATAACCCTAATATTTCAATTAATTTAAACTATGGTCATTTAGATTTTTCAAAAGAAGGTGTATTAAATGTTGTGTTCACCAATGATAAAAAGTTTCATTATCAGATTGTTAAAAGTAGAAATAATTTTGAGTTAATAAAGAGAGAGGTTTATAATTATTTTAATAACATCAAAGAGTTTAATATATTTTTATCTGATGAAGATAGTAAAGATCAGGGTGTTAAAAATAATATTGAACAAGTAGAAGAGCCAGAAACTTATAAAGAGTTAAAGATTAAAAGAGAGATAGAAGAAGATAAACTTGTAAAAACGATAATCAATGATTTTGAAGCATCAATTAAATATATAGAGGTTGAAAATAAAAATAAGGAGAAGAAAAAATGAATATGCAACAAATTATGAAACAAGCACAAAAAGTGCAGCAAAAGATGAAAGAGATCCAAGATTCATTAGTTGATGAAAAGGTGGAAGCTTCCTCTGGTGGTGGAATGGTAAATGTTGTTGTAAATGGTAGGCAAGAGGTTGTTAGCGTTAAGATTGAGCCAGAGATCTTAGAGGACAATGATCTAGAAATGTTGCAGGATTTAATAATGGCAGCTGTAAATGAAGGTATTAAAAAATCTCAAGCAATGGTACAAGAGAAATTAAGCACTGTCACAGGCGGAATGAATATACCAGGTTTATTCTAAGTTAGATAATGTTAAAGAATTCACTATTTGAAGGATGCGTAGATCAACTTGTTAGATTACCAGGTATAGGGAGAAAGACTGCTCAGAGATTAGCACTATATTTTATTAGTATGGAAAAGAGTGATGTTGATGAGCTGTTAGAGAGCATTAGGAATTTACGCGAGAATATTAAACAATGTAAAATATGTGGTAATCTAGCTGAAGATGATTTGTGCTATATCTGCAAAGATAAAGATAGAGATAAAAGTGTAATATGCATTGTTGAAAAGGAAAATGATGTAAGCATAATAGAGTCAACAGGTAGATACAATGGCCTATATCATGTTTTAGGAGGACGGATATCTCCAATTGAGGGTATTACTCCAGACGATTTAAATATTAATAGTTTATTGAATAGGATTAATGATAATGTTAAAGAGATTATAATTGCAACGAATGCTGATCCAGAAGGGGATACAACAGCACTTTATATTGCTAAGCTTTTAAAAAGATTTCCCTATGTTATTGTTTCAAGGATTGCAAGTGGTCTTCCAATAGGTGGTTTTTTAGAGTATTCAGATAGTATAACTGTATTAAAGTCGTTAGAGAATAGAAGACCTTTATAGAATGTCTAAAGAATTAATCATCAACTCAGAAAATTTTGAGACTAGGATTGCATTATTAGAAAATGGCAATATTGTTGAATTATATATTGAAAGGAATAAACATAAAAACTTAGTTGGGAATATATATAAAGGGAAGGTTGCTAATTTATTACCAGGGCTGCAGTCAGCGTTTATTGATATAGGTGAAGAACGCTCAGCTTTCTTGCATGCATCAGATATTATGCACATAAATAAGAATAATAAGCTAGTTAATACAAATAATATTATTGAGGATATTGAGGAGGGGTTAAGATTAGAGAATCTGCCTTCATCTGAGGTCGTCAATCCACCTATAGAAGATTTACTTGAAAAAAATGATGATATTTTAATCCAAATTATTAAAGAGCCAATAGATCAAAAAGGTCCAAGGGCTACCACATGTATAACAATACCTGGTAGGTTGTTAGTTCTAATGCCCAATATTGATCATATAGGGGTATCAAGGAAAATTGAAGACAGCGATGAGATAAAGCGATTGCGTAGTATATTAACAGAGATTAAGCTACCAAATTATGGCTTAATTGCTAGAACAGCAAGTGTTGGTGCAAACAGAAATGAGATTGAAAGAGATCTCTCATATCTATTAACTATATGGAATGATATAACTATGTTATATAAAAATGCAGAATATCCCTTTTTATTATATGAAGAGCAAGATCTTTTGGTGAAAATATTAAGGGATACATTAACAAATGATGTTAAAAGAATAATTATTGATAATGAAGAAAACTATGAAAGGGTTAATAATTTTATTTTAAAATATATGCCTGAGATAGATGTTAAAATTGATCTTTATAGTGGAAATACGCCAATTTTCGATCATTTTTATAATATTGAATTAGAGATAAATAGGTTAAGCGAGAAGAAAATATGGTTGAAATCTGGAGGCTATATAGTTATTGACCAATGTGAAGCATTAACTGTAATAGATGTCAATACAGGTAAATATACTGGTAAAAAGGATTTTGAGAGCACTATATTTAAAACTAACTTGGAGGCTGCTAAAGAAATAGCTTATCAATTAATACTTAGAAATATTGGTGGTATTATTGTAGTTGATTTTATTGATATGTCAGAGAAGGAGCACAGAGATAAAGTTTTAACCACTCTATCAGAAGAATTAAAAAAAGATAGGCTAAAATCATCTGTTATAAATATAACACCCTTGGGTTTAGTTGAGATAACAAGAAAAAGAGTACAAAATAGTTTGACTAGGTTTTTAACTGAGGCATGCCCTTATTGTGATGGTAGTGGAAGAATTAAATCAATACCCACTATTGTTTATGAAATCTTAAGAGAAGTAAAAACGTTAGCTAAGACTTCTAACAAAAATAAAATCAATATATATGCACAAGAGTCTATTATTGATTATATTCTAAATAATGAAAAAGAATATATCTCTTTTATCGAAATGAATTATAATGTTTCTATTATCCCAAATATAGAAAAGGATTTCCATCAAGAATATTATATAGTTAAGTAATAAAATATATGGCTTATATCAGAAAAGATATCTATTATAAAAAAGCAAAAAATCAGGGCTATAGATCAAGAGCTGTATATAAATTATATGAAATAGATAATAAGTTTAACATATTAAATAAAGCTTGTAGAATATTAGAATTAGGTGCAGCACCTGGCAGTTGGTCACAAGCAATCCTGAAAAATTTGAGAAATGGTGATCTGTTGGTGGCTATAGATAGGCTAAAATTTAGTAATATTAACAATAAAAATTTTTATTTTATAAATACTGATATATTTGATAAAAATATAATAGATAAAATTATAAATATATCTAATGATTTTGATCTTATACTTTCTGATGCAGCTCCAAATACAACAGGTGATAAGAATGTTGACCACTATAGTAGTGTTGGGATAGTAGATCAGGTCTTATACCTATCTACAAAATTATTGAATGCAAAGGGTAATTTAATATGCAAGTTTTTTGATGGCTCTGAGAGGGAGGCTATTAAAAGAAAAGCAAGTGATCTTTTTAGGGATATACATATATATAAACCAAAATCAACAAGAAAGAATTCTTTTGAAATTTATTTGATAGGTATTAATAAAAACTAGTGTTTTTAGATAAAAGGATAAATGAGTGGATTTAAAAAATCTTCTTGAATCATATAAGAATGGAAATCTAACTTTAGATGATTTAATAGGGAATATAGATACCTATTTTATAGAACGCTATAAAAATATTGTAATTGATACATTTAGGGAGAAACGTGTAGGATTTCCTGAGGTTATCTACGGAAGATCTAAGAGTATAAAACAGCTTATAGACATCTCAAATGTTTACAAAAAAAAGAATATTAATTTTATTTGTACAGGATTAACTATTTATAAAATAAAAAAACTTAAAGAGGTATTTCCTGATTTTGAATATATAGAAGAGGCTGGTATTGTTAGGAATATTGTACAAAAAATTGAAAAAATTGATGGGAGTGTTGCAGTAATAACTGCAGGGGCATCTGATCTTAAGGTTGCATTAGAGTGTAGCGAGACATTAAAATCTTTAGGGGTAAACAATACAATATATAGTGACGTCGGCGTTGCTGGTATACATAGATTATTTGATGTATTAAAAGATGTTGATAGAGCAACCTTATTAGTCGTGATTGCTGGAATGGAGGGTGCCTTACCATCAGTTGTTGGGGGTATTACCTATAAACCTATAATCGCTGTGCCTACTTCAGTTGGTTATGGGGCTGCAAATAATGGGTTTACACCTTTATTTTCAATGCTTACTAGTTGCTCTAGTGGTATAACTGTTGTTAATATTGACAACGGTTTTGGGGCGGCAATTGCTGCTTATAGGATATTAAATACATTAAATAAAACTCAATAATGCTTTGCCAAAGAGGCAAAGCATTATTGAGTTTTTAAAGATGACCTTTACTGTATTTTTTGAAAAAATCTAATTTTTTCTCTGGATCTGGAGTCATTGTGTCTTTCCCTTTCGTCCAGTTTGCAGGGCATACAACACCATGTTTTTTGATAAATTGTAGTGCATCAATTGCTCTAAGTAT
This window of the Deferribacterota bacterium genome carries:
- a CDS encoding Rne/Rng family ribonuclease codes for the protein MSKELIINSENFETRIALLENGNIVELYIERNKHKNLVGNIYKGKVANLLPGLQSAFIDIGEERSAFLHASDIMHINKNNKLVNTNNIIEDIEEGLRLENLPSSEVVNPPIEDLLEKNDDILIQIIKEPIDQKGPRATTCITIPGRLLVLMPNIDHIGVSRKIEDSDEIKRLRSILTEIKLPNYGLIARTASVGANRNEIERDLSYLLTIWNDITMLYKNAEYPFLLYEEQDLLVKILRDTLTNDVKRIIIDNEENYERVNNFILKYMPEIDVKIDLYSGNTPIFDHFYNIELEINRLSEKKIWLKSGGYIVIDQCEALTVIDVNTGKYTGKKDFESTIFKTNLEAAKEIAYQLILRNIGGIIVVDFIDMSEKEHRDKVLTTLSEELKKDRLKSSVINITPLGLVEITRKRVQNSLTRFLTEACPYCDGSGRIKSIPTIVYEILREVKTLAKTSNKNKINIYAQESIIDYILNNEKEYISFIEMNYNVSIIPNIEKDFHQEYYIVK
- the dnaX gene encoding DNA polymerase III subunit gamma/tau, whose protein sequence is MSYQVLARKYRPQNFNDLVGQDFVRDTLKNAVKLNRISHAYLFCGPRGTGKTSTARIFAKAINCDHLKDANPCNSCDVCEEITNGNSIDIIEIDGASNRGIDEIRQIRESAKFLPTKCRYKVYIIDEVHMLTEPAFNALLKILEEPPRHILFILATTNQYRIPETIISRCQVYSFKKVATENMKELIAKILNKEGLSYDIDALSLIARNADGCIRDALSIVDQVVAYTNGILEYSVVYKLLGLTDRELVYKLLSSIIKGESEKIAKICKEIDEKGLEYSYIIEQLIIYVRYLINYAYTKELIERELVTEELELIKRLVPYSYSQRLFLIFQILLKVSNDIKLYAFDKYVFEIGLYKATISEELIPSDLRNGKFDGRDENPLTAYAAKSSGLIGNFNGRGENYRNIKRNDYTKSENKDVKSLSNNVKVSNETWREFLNRLGKNNPNISINLNYGHLDFSKEGVLNVVFTNDKKFHYQIVKSRNNFELIKREVYNYFNNIKEFNIFLSDEDSKDQGVKNNIEQVEEPETYKELKIKREIEEDKLVKTIINDFEASIKYIEVENKNKEKKK
- the larB gene encoding nickel pincer cofactor biosynthesis protein LarB — protein: MDLKNLLESYKNGNLTLDDLIGNIDTYFIERYKNIVIDTFREKRVGFPEVIYGRSKSIKQLIDISNVYKKKNINFICTGLTIYKIKKLKEVFPDFEYIEEAGIVRNIVQKIEKIDGSVAVITAGASDLKVALECSETLKSLGVNNTIYSDVGVAGIHRLFDVLKDVDRATLLVVIAGMEGALPSVVGGITYKPIIAVPTSVGYGAANNGFTPLFSMLTSCSSGITVVNIDNGFGAAIAAYRILNTLNKTQ
- the recR gene encoding recombination mediator RecR, encoding MLKNSLFEGCVDQLVRLPGIGRKTAQRLALYFISMEKSDVDELLESIRNLRENIKQCKICGNLAEDDLCYICKDKDRDKSVICIVEKENDVSIIESTGRYNGLYHVLGGRISPIEGITPDDLNINSLLNRINDNVKEIIIATNADPEGDTTALYIAKLLKRFPYVIVSRIASGLPIGGFLEYSDSITVLKSLENRRPL
- a CDS encoding YbaB/EbfC family nucleoid-associated protein encodes the protein MNMQQIMKQAQKVQQKMKEIQDSLVDEKVEASSGGGMVNVVVNGRQEVVSVKIEPEILEDNDLEMLQDLIMAAVNEGIKKSQAMVQEKLSTVTGGMNIPGLF
- a CDS encoding putative manganese-dependent inorganic diphosphatase codes for the protein MKEILVVGHKNPDTDSLCAVYAYSNFKNLIDRDNKYTPIRCGSVNEQSRYVFEKLKVPLPILYKDIFPKINDVMTKEVISVKTDDPLYDALSLLRNKRVRIIPIVDNENSFKGFISIFEISSYIIPEDLLKTPEYIIRFDCFEKILKGKFLKRGNLEELKCIISAGAMPFEDFVKFMNSKKEKSILLVVGNRKDIIRYAIDNNFDCIIVSGVPQGNELSFDLKNFKGIFFITPLETYDVLRLLIYLAPCKYIANRNIKTVMQDTYLKEARNSILASENRALPIVDNEGKLKGIVTRSDILRYNPKKVILVDHNEFTQAIDGIETAEIVEIIDHHRIGNIKTKNPIHILAKPVGSSCTIVYEMYKSYNIPLDRDTSLILLSGILSDTIMLKSPTTTSEDISAVEEISIMTKVDYKKWGEEMFSKTAVLNKRNIKELILSDFKIYDEDRIKIGIGQIEVVNFSEANAIKDTILENLCVIRDEKSLNWAMLMVTNIVTGSSILYTTDFPEGEQFMVYKKVSNNEYYLENTISRKKQLLPEILNILEQLYMV
- a CDS encoding RlmE family RNA methyltransferase, whose protein sequence is MAYIRKDIYYKKAKNQGYRSRAVYKLYEIDNKFNILNKACRILELGAAPGSWSQAILKNLRNGDLLVAIDRLKFSNINNKNFYFINTDIFDKNIIDKIINISNDFDLILSDAAPNTTGDKNVDHYSSVGIVDQVLYLSTKLLNAKGNLICKFFDGSEREAIKRKASDLFRDIHIYKPKSTRKNSFEIYLIGINKN